From Flavipsychrobacter sp., a single genomic window includes:
- a CDS encoding pyridoxal-phosphate dependent enzyme, translating into MDIIPDQLPRIQALSKSWAPTVSIDMLRLDEVHQVISGNKWYKLKENIKAALSAGNVGLITFGGAYSNHLIATAAAANAYNIRSIGIVRGLHAAENLTTTLKSCIAYGMELLFVSREEYARKEEELYLSQLSAKYPNYMIVPEGGANHYGRLGVTALAKLVSDEYDHICVSVGTGTTMAGVINGVGEKTKVYGYAPMKGGLYLKESMTSWVDNANWQLFDDWHFGGFGKHNQELVDFMNEFYVINDIPLDMVYTAKMMYGVKKQVENVVFPSGAKVLAIHTGGLQGNSNIATKLVY; encoded by the coding sequence ATGGATATAATTCCTGATCAACTACCTCGTATACAAGCCTTAAGTAAGAGCTGGGCTCCTACAGTAAGTATAGATATGCTGCGCTTGGACGAGGTGCATCAGGTCATCTCAGGTAATAAATGGTATAAACTCAAGGAAAATATAAAAGCTGCCCTTTCTGCCGGAAATGTCGGGCTAATAACTTTTGGTGGGGCTTACTCTAATCATCTGATCGCTACTGCCGCAGCTGCTAACGCTTATAATATAAGATCGATAGGTATTGTAAGAGGGTTACATGCTGCTGAAAACCTAACAACTACCTTGAAAAGTTGTATTGCTTATGGTATGGAATTGCTCTTTGTATCGAGAGAAGAATATGCTCGCAAGGAAGAAGAGCTTTATTTGAGCCAGTTAAGTGCTAAGTATCCTAATTATATGATAGTTCCTGAAGGTGGTGCTAATCATTATGGCAGATTAGGAGTTACAGCTCTGGCAAAACTCGTTTCTGATGAGTATGATCATATATGTGTATCTGTAGGAACCGGAACTACAATGGCAGGTGTAATAAACGGAGTAGGGGAAAAAACGAAAGTATACGGATATGCACCAATGAAGGGCGGACTATACTTGAAGGAAAGTATGACTAGCTGGGTCGATAACGCTAATTGGCAATTGTTTGATGATTGGCACTTTGGAGGTTTTGGTAAGCACAACCAAGAGCTGGTAGACTTTATGAATGAGTTTTATGTTATAAATGATATTCCCCTTGATATGGTATATACCGCCAAGATGATGTATGGTGTAAAAAAACAGGTAGAAAATGTTGTTTTTCCATCAGGAGCAAAGGTGCTGGCAATACATACAGGTGGGCTGCAAGGTAATTCCAATATTGCCACCAAGCTGGTATATTAA
- a CDS encoding thioredoxin family protein, which yields MSNVFSKVDKYYNYDEFATLVEQLVVDEKTTGPDQSERLVAFTKLNAQRMKRVIKTTKLSDELVDKLKSKPKQIWWLITEAWCGDSAQNLPVFAKLAAASEGSIDLRILLRDDNPEIMDNYLTNGGRSIPKLVAQKDGEDIFTWGPRPQHGQDMLKEWKADPNGRSHDDFEQDLHAWYAKNRGADLLAEVEALIK from the coding sequence ATGAGTAACGTTTTTAGTAAAGTAGATAAGTATTATAATTATGATGAGTTTGCCACTTTAGTGGAGCAATTAGTTGTTGATGAAAAGACAACTGGTCCTGACCAATCAGAGCGATTAGTTGCTTTTACTAAGTTGAATGCTCAACGAATGAAGCGTGTTATAAAGACAACTAAGTTGAGTGATGAGCTTGTGGATAAGCTGAAAAGCAAGCCAAAGCAGATATGGTGGTTGATAACAGAAGCTTGGTGTGGGGATAGTGCACAAAACTTACCCGTATTTGCCAAGTTAGCGGCAGCTTCCGAGGGTAGCATTGATCTACGCATCCTGCTACGTGATGATAACCCCGAAATAATGGATAATTATTTAACTAATGGAGGGAGGAGTATTCCTAAGTTAGTCGCCCAAAAGGATGGTGAAGATATATTCACTTGGGGGCCTAGACCGCAGCACGGTCAAGATATGCTTAAAGAATGGAAAGCTGATCCTAATGGTAGGTCTCATGATGATTTTGAACAAGACCTACATGCCTGGTATGCTAAAAATAGGGGAGCAGACCTATTGGCAGAAGTAGAAGCATTAATAAAATAA
- a CDS encoding MFS transporter, whose amino-acid sequence MDKNRTASLFSIPVLVAALGYFVDIYDLLLYGIVRIESLESLGLNPQEITDVGLKLASWQMTGLLIGGVIWGMMGDKRGRLSVLFGSIILYSLANVANGLVETTTQYIIVRFIAGIGLAGELGAGITLVSELIPKEKRGVATSLVAGLGLTGAVFAYFIAQWFDWRTCYFIGGALGFSLLLLRISVFESGMFTQMKNSDISKGNFLMFFTDKDRLKRYLLSILIGLPTWYVVGILLFFSNDFGKAFGIAEKIEPGKAVMFAYVAISVGDVAIGLLSQKLKSRKKSLYVFYAITAVGIILYFTQDGGSANYMYAISALLGFGTGFWAIFVTMAAEQFGTNLRATAATTIPNMVRGALPAIVFLFTSLQGSFTFVQSGIITGIIIMVISIVAVTMIKETFGKDLNFYEE is encoded by the coding sequence ATGGATAAAAATAGAACCGCTTCTTTATTTAGCATCCCTGTTCTTGTTGCTGCATTAGGGTATTTTGTAGATATCTATGATCTGCTACTTTATGGCATAGTTCGTATTGAAAGTCTGGAAAGTTTGGGGCTTAACCCTCAAGAGATAACCGATGTAGGTTTGAAGCTGGCAAGCTGGCAAATGACAGGGCTTTTGATAGGTGGTGTTATTTGGGGTATGATGGGTGATAAGCGAGGAAGACTTAGCGTCCTATTTGGTTCTATCATTTTATACTCTTTAGCCAATGTTGCCAATGGATTGGTAGAAACTACCACACAGTATATTATCGTTCGTTTCATAGCTGGTATAGGTTTGGCAGGTGAGCTTGGTGCTGGTATTACCCTTGTTAGTGAGCTTATTCCTAAAGAAAAAAGAGGAGTAGCAACATCATTAGTTGCCGGGCTGGGTCTTACAGGTGCCGTATTTGCTTATTTTATTGCTCAGTGGTTTGATTGGCGTACTTGTTATTTCATAGGTGGTGCATTGGGCTTTTCTCTATTACTATTAAGGATATCGGTATTTGAGTCAGGTATGTTTACCCAAATGAAAAATTCGGATATCTCTAAGGGTAATTTCCTGATGTTCTTTACTGATAAAGATCGACTGAAACGATACTTGTTGAGTATTCTTATTGGTTTGCCTACATGGTATGTTGTTGGTATTCTATTGTTCTTCTCTAACGATTTTGGTAAAGCATTTGGCATAGCGGAAAAAATAGAGCCAGGCAAAGCGGTTATGTTTGCTTACGTAGCTATTTCTGTAGGAGATGTGGCTATAGGTTTGCTTAGCCAGAAGTTAAAGAGCCGTAAGAAGTCCTTGTATGTTTTTTATGCTATTACAGCGGTAGGCATAATCCTGTATTTCACTCAAGATGGTGGCTCTGCTAATTATATGTATGCTATTAGTGCATTATTAGGTTTTGGTACAGGGTTCTGGGCCATATTTGTGACTATGGCAGCAGAGCAGTTTGGAACAAATCTTAGAGCTACAGCAGCTACTACAATTCCTAATATGGTTCGCGGAGCGCTACCTGCTATCGTATTCCTGTTTACCTCATTACAGGGTAGCTTTACTTTCGTTCAGTCCGGTATTATTACCGGTATTATCATTATGGTTATTAGTATAGTAGCCGTTACTATGATAAAGGAAACTTTCGGTAAAGACCTTAATTTTTACGAGGAATAA
- a CDS encoding VTT domain-containing protein yields MHELLDLLKNLIDPQWIGAHGGIYIVMFIIFAETGLFVGFFLPGDSLLFVTGMIIANSQLPFASDAANLFYWISLIIVCGIIGNFVGYWFGRKSGDLLFKKKDTLLFKQKHLHQAKDFYDKRGGVAIILARFLPIVRTFAPIIGGVVKMDYKKFALYNIVGSIAWVLSMVMLGYLLGENVWVKDNLEKVIIGIIFVTTAPVLFKMFFGKKKSTTLEEGNGA; encoded by the coding sequence ATGCACGAGCTTTTAGATTTACTGAAGAACCTGATAGACCCTCAATGGATAGGTGCACATGGTGGTATTTACATTGTAATGTTCATCATCTTTGCAGAAACAGGACTCTTTGTTGGTTTCTTTCTTCCCGGCGATTCTCTGTTATTTGTTACAGGAATGATCATCGCCAATTCTCAATTACCATTTGCTAGTGATGCTGCAAATCTGTTTTATTGGATATCGCTTATTATTGTCTGTGGTATTATAGGCAACTTCGTAGGTTATTGGTTTGGTAGAAAATCGGGCGACCTATTATTCAAAAAGAAAGACACCTTGCTCTTCAAGCAAAAGCATTTACATCAAGCTAAAGACTTCTATGATAAGCGTGGAGGAGTGGCCATTATACTAGCTAGATTTCTACCGATAGTAAGAACATTTGCACCAATAATAGGTGGTGTAGTGAAAATGGATTATAAGAAGTTTGCCTTATATAATATTGTAGGTAGTATAGCTTGGGTGTTGAGTATGGTAATGTTGGGTTACCTGCTTGGGGAGAATGTATGGGTAAAAGATAATCTTGAAAAGGTAATTATAGGTATCATATTTGTTACTACAGCGCCTGTATTGTTCAAGATGTTCTTTGGCAAAAAGAAATCTACTACATTAGAGGAAGGTAACGGTGCGTAA